AGCCCGAGGTTTCAGCACCGGGAGTAAACGTCAGGTCGAGTTTACTTTCACCGAGTTATGGAACGATGTCCGGGACATCAATGGCAGCACCTCATGCTGCCGGGTCGGTTGCACTATTAAGGTCATTTGCACCAGCAATAACAGGGAAAATGGCATTATTAGCATTATATTTCAGTGCTACAGATTTAGGAACTGCGGGAGAAGACAACACATACGGAATGGGAATGATTAATGTTTATAATGCTATGAGACTACTCGGACTTACGATAACGCATACTCAACTTAATGATACTATTATTACAGCGGGACCATACAGGGTAAGAATTGAATTAAGCAATTCGACTGTTGTTAATGCAAATCCAAATCCAGCCTCGGTTAAATTATTCTGGAGCCGAAATTCAAGCAATATAACCGACAGCACTGTAATGACACGAGATACAGGAAATGTATATTATGCAGATATAGCAGGCAACGGTACTCCTTCAAATTATAAATATTTTATAAGAGCGTTTGACACATTAGGAATAAGAGCACAACTTCCCGGAGATGCTCCTTTAAATTATTTTACATTTAATACAGGTGCGACATCCATTGGAATTAATTCCGATGAAATACCTGAAAGATATTCTCTATTACAAAATTATCCGAATCCTTTTAATCCGGAAACTAATATCACTTATACGATAAAGAATAGGGTATTTGTAAGCTTAAAAGTATATGATGCAATTGGCCGAGAGGCTGTGTCTATTGTGAATAGTGTACAGGAGGCAGGAAGCTATACCGTGAAGTTTAACGGATTAAACTTTCGAAGCGGAGTTTATTTCTATCGGTTAAAAGCGGGAGAATTCAGTGAAACTAAATCTATGATTCTTTTGAAATAAAGTGACAAAATAAAAAAGGACAGGGGCTGCCTGTCCTTTTTTATTATAAAATACAAATTATCTTATTAACATCATTTTTTTAATATCTGTAAAATTTCCCGAGGTAAGTTTGTAGAAATAAGCACCCGAAGCGAATTTAGAAGCATCGAATGTAACGTTATAAACTCCTGCATTCAGGTTCTCATTTAATAATTCTGCGACCTCTTTACCTGTAACATCGTACACTATGAGAACGGCAACATTATTTTGGGGTATTGAAAAACTAATCCGAGTTACAGGATTGAACGGATTTGGGTAATTTTGAGAGAGCTTGAATGAATTTGCCGTGACACCTGTTTGTTCAATTCCAGTCATAGCAGCAGTAAAAGAGCCTACCATTCCCGGATGAAATGTGCATTCATAGTTGTAAATTCCGGGAACTTGAATGACGTAACTGAATACTGTATCTGTACTTGTGATAAGTGATGTCCATGAAGTTGCATCTCCCGGTATGGTTGTAGATGTAGTGTTGTGGAAACCAGTTTCCCAAACCCATCTAATAGTATCACCGACCATCACTGTAGTAATGTTCTGAGGAGAAAACACCATATCTCCTCCCGCACCTACCATTATCCTATAAGTGGCAGAATGACTAACTGACAAGAAAAGACTCATCAGTAAAAAAGCTGTAGCTAATGTTTTTTTCATTGTTTTATTGTTAAGTTGTGAATATAACATGTAGTATGTTCATTAAAGTTCCATTAATTAAAAGAAATTATATATTGGGAACAAAAGTAAATAATGTCAGGTATAAATTATAATTAAAAGTTCAAAGAATGATGGGTATGAAGCGTATAAAAGAGTTTGGAATATTTATGCTGTTTACAGCACTATTAATTTCAGATTCAGCATGTTCACAGAATTCGTGGACGAAGATAAAATACACATACGATGCCGGTTCCTTGCCTCCACCTTACAAGTATAACTATACTTTAACAATAAGTAATGACGGCAATGCAGAGCTGGTATATAAAACCGGGTATTCGGGAAATGAAAAAAGTACTTTTAATTACAATGTTGAAATTAACGATTATATGTTTAAAACTCTGCAAAATGAAATTAGAGAAAGCAAAGTACTTAATCAACGAATTGAACAGATGCCGAGCAGCGAAATACCTGACGGTGGATATTCTGATTATTTACAGATATATAACGGTGATGAATTAATCAGTTCTGTCCCATCATATCCTGATTCAAAATACAAAGAATCATTGGATAAAATCTATAAAGCGTTATTCAAATGCATTCCCGATGAAATATGGAAAGAGATTGAATCCAAGAAATCAGAAATCATCGGTAACTAAAACATATTCATTGCCTTTAGAATCTCTTTAGCTTTATCGACGTCATCTTTATTAACCATAAGTTTGATACCTATAGATAAAGACAGTGCAGGAATCATACCACCTTCATTATCACTTGATAAAAAGCATTTAATACCTGCCTCATCGAGTTGTGCTTTTGCAGTTTGAGCTTCAAAATCACTTTGATAGGATTTGACGAGTTCAACTTCACCAAACGTTTCAAGAATTTCAGTTAAATCAGCTTTACAGAAAGGACAAATTAAATCGTCAATTGAAACTTCCGCACCGCATTCTGAGCAGATGTTTATTTTTCCATTTGATTTTTTTATTTCCATAATAATTTCCTTTCATTTAATCTTATTAAATGTATATAATATTGTTAGTAATTGCAATAATAAGTTTTAGGTTTATTGAGGTGGCATTGTGACGATTAAATCAATGGGTATGCTCTCTGAAAAATGGGGGAAATTTACAAAAGACTAATTAATGTTAACAGATAAAATATTAAGTTAAGTAAAGGTATGAGAACTTAATTAAAAAATCAGGCGGGTTATTTACAGGAAAAAATAAAACAACAATCAGAGTCAAAGATATACATAAAAATCATCACGAAATTCTCTTATCGTATACTCTGTAGGTCTTATAAATCTTAGCACCAAGATTTACAGCGGTTTGTACCATAGGAATATTATCTTCCAGGACCCAAGAGATTTCAGCACCTTCATAACCTTTTGTTAAACCGGTTTTAATAGTGTCGTTAATGAAAACGGCTTCAATACCTTTTTTCTGGTATTTAGGAATAACACCCATTATCATGACTCTAATAAAATTAATTTTTTTCCTTCCAGTAAGGATTTTAAAAGCGCCGAAAGGAAAGAGTCTTCCGTTAATTTTTTTAAAAATCTGATTATAATCCGGTAATGATAACGAAAACCCGACAGGTTCGCCTTCGACTTCCGCAAAATAAACGATATCTTCATCAACTAATGGTTTTAAAGATGAAGCAACATACTTAAATTCATCAGCGGTCATATGCACCGAGCCCCAATTATCAACCCATGCTTCATTGTAAATTTTCATAACTTTCATCAATTCATTTTCGATGTTCTTGAGAACAATTTTTCTTATCTTAATATTTTCACGTTTAAGAACAATTTGTCCAACTCTTTCCAATTTATCCATTGATTTTGGATTTTTCACAGCATCATCCTGAGTGAAAATATAAGCGAAGAAATCTTTAGTTTTAATGAATCCATAGCCTTCGAAAAGTTTTATATAATATTCAGGATTATAAGGCATGAGGAGAACGGGAGACTTATCGAAACCATTAATAAGCAGTCCGACTTCGTCATTAATAGAAAGATTAATAGGTCCACGCATCGTATCCATTAAATTATCCAGAAGCCATTCTTTTGCAGCATCGAATAGCATTGCAGAGACCTCTTTTGAATTAATGCATTCGAAATATCCTACAAATCCTACCTTATCGTTGTATTTTTTATTATGGTGATCATTGATTATGGCGGCGATTCTACCGACGATAGTATTACCGTCCATCGCAAGAAACAATTTCAATTTTGCATGCATATAAAACGGATTACGCATAGTATCGAGATTCTTTCTAACGTCGTAAATAAGCGGTGGTACCCAGTTTTTATCTCCCTTATAAATTTCCCAAGGAAATTTAATAAAACGCATTTTATCTATCTCATTATCAACTGACTTAATCGTTATCTCGCCCATATAAATGATTCTATAATTTGCTAATTATATCCTGTACGTGTCCGGGTATTTTCACTTTATTCCAGATTTCCTTTATCTTTCCCTTTTCATCTATAAGAAAAGTTGTACGTTCGATTCCCATGTACTTCTTTCCATACATGTTCTTTTCTTTCCACACACCGTAAGCATTAACCATTTGCCCTTCCTCATCAGAAAGCAACGCAAAAGGAAGGTTATATTTTGATTTAAAACTCTTGTGGGATTCGATGCTGTCTTTACTGATACCAAGAATGACAGTTTCCTTATTCTCGAACGTTTTAATACTATCCCTAAAGTCGCAAGCTTCTTTCGTACAACCGGAAGTATTGTCCTTTGGGTAGAAATAAAGAATTATTTTGTGTCCTTTAAGATTTTTCAGTGAAAACTTCTTACCGCTGTCGGAAAGAAGGCTGAAGTCGGGTGCTTTATCGCCAATTTTTAACATATCATTTTGTTTTAATTTTGAATTTTTAAATATTTTAATACAGAGAAATAGCTACCCAAAACACCAAGCACTATTCCTGTTAATATCAGATACAATATAATGTCTGTATCCATAAAAGTGAATTTAATTTCTGATGCCTGAAATTTCATGACAAACATTGTCAAAAACAGATACATAGTACCAATTGCAAGAAGACTGCCAATAAGTCCCTGAATAAAACCCTCAAATAAAAACGGAATCATCACAAAAACTCTTGTCGCTCCCAGAAGTTTGAATGTTTCAATAATCTTTTTCCGAGAATTAATTATAAGTCGTATTGTGTTTGAAACCAGAAATACAGAAGAAATTGTAATCACAATCATTATAATCAGGTTAATAAATAAAAAGCCTGAGGTTTTAGATTCAATCAGCTCAAGATTTCCTTCCGGAAACTTCACATCTGTTACGAATTTCATTTCAGCGAGTTGAGATTTTATCCTGTTTAGCCTTTCAATTGTTTTATACTCTTCATAGAGATTAATTCTGAAAGAGGCAGGAAGGGGATTGTAATCATAAATTTCCAGCATTTCTGAGCCGAACTCCTCTGTGAAAATTTTTACAGCCTCATCTTTGGAGATATAATTAATACTCTTTACACCCCCAATAATTCTAATTTTGTCACGAAGAGAAATTAGTTCTTCATTACTAAGTTCATCCTCAAGGAATATTTCAAGTTCCACCTTATCTTTTATGTCCTTAATAATTCTGCTTGAGTTAATAGTAAACAGAAAATAAATCGAAATAAGTATAATCGAGAGCATAATAGTAATTACAGATGCGATAGTCGACAATTTCGCACTTGAAAATCCACGTATAGCCTCTTTGAATAAGTAAAGTAATTTCAAATTATTCGAGTATTGACCCTTGTTTGTTAATAGATTTAAAAACTAAAAATCCCGCAATAATTCCAATTAATATCAAAACCATTGCATTTAAATACTCTCCAAAAATAAATTTTCCAATACCAAATAAAAACATATAAACTAGTACTACTCCGAGAAACCAGCTTAAAAATAAATAACCGTAGCCTTTATCGGTTTTAACGTCCGGAAATTTATTTTTATATTTTCTCCAGCCAATACCACCCGGTCTAATTTGTTTTAAGAAATTAGCGAGTATATTTTCTTCAGTTGGTTTTGTTAAGAAAGCAGTAATCAACCATGCAGCTGTTGTTATCGGAACGATTATGTAAAGAGAATTCGGAAATTGTACATTGATTTTTCCAAAAAATAGAACAGCGTAAACGACAAAAGGTGTTATTGTAGCAACAATTTCAGAAATAGCGTTTACTCTCCACCAGAACCATCTTAAAATCAGTACGAGTCCCAGCCCAGCACCGCATTCCATAACAAAACTCCATACTCCGGAAATACTGTCCATCATTAATGTAATGACAATTGAGAGCATCATAAAAATCATTGTCATTACTCTTGCAGTCAGGACATAG
The window above is part of the Ignavibacteria bacterium genome. Proteins encoded here:
- a CDS encoding T9SS type A sorting domain-containing protein; its protein translation is MKKTLATAFLLMSLFLSVSHSATYRIMVGAGGDMVFSPQNITTVMVGDTIRWVWETGFHNTTSTTIPGDATSWTSLITSTDTVFSYVIQVPGIYNYECTFHPGMVGSFTAAMTGIEQTGVTANSFKLSQNYPNPFNPVTRISFSIPQNNVAVLIVYDVTGKEVAELLNENLNAGVYNVTFDASKFASGAYFYKLTSGNFTDIKKMMLIR
- a CDS encoding DUF2007 domain-containing protein → MEIKKSNGKINICSECGAEVSIDDLICPFCKADLTEILETFGEVELVKSYQSDFEAQTAKAQLDEAGIKCFLSSDNEGGMIPALSLSIGIKLMVNKDDVDKAKEILKAMNMF
- the bcp gene encoding thioredoxin-dependent thiol peroxidase, which encodes MLKIGDKAPDFSLLSDSGKKFSLKNLKGHKIILYFYPKDNTSGCTKEACDFRDSIKTFENKETVILGISKDSIESHKSFKSKYNLPFALLSDEEGQMVNAYGVWKEKNMYGKKYMGIERTTFLIDEKGKIKEIWNKVKIPGHVQDIISKL
- a CDS encoding permease-like cell division protein FtsX, whose amino-acid sequence is MKLLYLFKEAIRGFSSAKLSTIASVITIMLSIILISIYFLFTINSSRIIKDIKDKVELEIFLEDELSNEELISLRDKIRIIGGVKSINYISKDEAVKIFTEEFGSEMLEIYDYNPLPASFRINLYEEYKTIERLNRIKSQLAEMKFVTDVKFPEGNLELIESKTSGFLFINLIIMIVITISSVFLVSNTIRLIINSRKKIIETFKLLGATRVFVMIPFLFEGFIQGLIGSLLAIGTMYLFLTMFVMKFQASEIKFTFMDTDIILYLILTGIVLGVLGSYFSVLKYLKIQN